TCCGGCAAGCCGATCCGCGGCGTCGAGAAAGGAGCCCCGTTACATGGCGCCCGAACAGGGACCTGACCGTAGGAAGTCCAGGCTGGTATAAAATTTGATGTCCCGGTGGATTGATTACCTGTCCAAACGACACGCGATCGAGGAATTGTCCGCCCACGGGTTACGAACCGAAGGTACCCTCGACGAATTACGGAAGCGACTCCGGCGCTTTGTCAGTCAAAACCCCGCGTTATTCGCGACACGCAGTACCGCCCCGTCCGATCCGAGTAGCAGCATGTCACTGGAAGCTAATACCCCTACCGCTGGCCCGTCCACCGCACCCGAACCGACCGTGATGGACCACGCTAAGGTCATGAACCAGATCCGAAAGTGGGGCCTACACTTCGATGGAAAAGATCCCCTCGCTTTCCTCGAACGGATCGAGGAGCTACGACACGGATACGGATATCGGGAGGATCAGCTGCTGCTGGGGCTCCCAGAACTGTTACGAGGCGACGCACTCCTGTGGTACAGGAACAATTGCGGCGCTTGGGCCACGTGGGCCGAATTCCGCGACCACCTCAAGACTCAGTATTTACCCCCGGAGTATCAACAGCAACTAAAGCGTGACGTACAGGGCCGTCACCAGCGCTCAGACGAACTTTTCCAAGTCTACGCCACCGCATTACTAACAATGATGCGCCGGGCCGGGGGTTATTCCCCTCGGGACCAAGTTGAACAGCTGTATGAGAACATGAAGCCCGGTTACCAGCTGTATCTCCAACTCACGGAGACGACCAGCATAAGTGAGCTAAGCGTAAAAGCCGCCCAGTTTGAGGCAATTAACCGGCGCCGCACCGACTCCCGTCCAGGACCATCGCCGAGCGCCAAACCCGCTGTAGCCGCCGCCGCCTATAGTCGGTCTGAGTGCTGCTGGCGCTGCAAACAACGGGGGCATACCCGTCAGGATTGCAAGCGCCCAGCAAAGAATTTCTGTTTCCGCTGTGGAAAAGATGGGGTGCTCACGCGGGATTGTCACCCGCCGTCGGGAAACGCGGAACGGGCCGGGGACGTCGCGGCCGTCGCCCAGCCCGACTCCCCTTAAGTTACAATCCCCGACCGCATCTACGAATTAGGATCCTACCCGGCCTACATCGGCCATACCCGATGGGCACTGCTCGATTCCGGATCCGAGCTGTCGTTTATCGACCCCGACACAGCCAGACAATGCGAAAGGGGTTCGTACCACCCGAAACCGACCAGCGACCAGGTCAATCTGGCCGACGGGACTTGCGTCCCCATCACCGAAACCATCGTACTACCGATAGTACTCCAGGGGCGGACCTATCACCACCGCTTCTCAATATTACCACACCTGGGCAGCCCAGTCCTGATCGGGATCGACCTTTGGGCCAAGATGGGGCTCACCTTGCCCCCTCCACCACCGACCGAACCACGACCAAGCTCAACCAACGGCGTCATCACCGCCGGCCTCAACGGCCGCACACTCAACGAAGAGACTCGTCTGAGCGAATTTTTAAACAGAGAACTGCCCGCGTTCGAGGAAATAAAAGGGCCTACTAACCGAGTAGCACACCGCATCCGCCTAAAACCCGTGGCCCCGATCAAACAAAGATATCGGCCTCGGAATCCGGCCATGCAGGCCATCATCGACCAAGAGGTCAAAAAGATGCTAGCAGAGGGCGTCATCGAGCCCTCTAGTAGTGCATGGAGCTCTCCAGTGGTGGTGGTCAAAAAGAGAGACGGGACTCACCGATTTTGCATCGACTTCCGCAAGTTCAACGCCGCCTCCGACAAAGACGCCTATTCGTTACCGCACATAGCGGCCACATTAGACAAGCTCCGAGGATCCCGATACCTTTCCACGTTGGACCTCAAAAGCGGGTATTGGCAGATACCGTTGACACCAGAAAGTCGCCCAGCAACTGCCTTCATCGTACCCGGGAAGGGTTTATTCCAGTTTAGAGTAATGCCTTTCGGCTTACACTCGGCGCCCGCCACATTCCAGAGATTGCTAGACTCAGTCTTGGGGCCGGAACTAGAGCCCCACGTCCTAGTATATCTAGACGACATTGTAATCGCCAGCCGTACCTTCGAGGAACACCTCCGGCATCTCGCGGAAGTCTTTCGCCGGCTACGAGAGGCCCAACTACGGCTAAACCGCGACAAATGTCATTTCTGTCGAGACAGCCTCCGGTACCTCGGTCACATCATCGACCGGCGGGGTATCCGTACCGATCCCGAAAAGGTGACCGCCATTACGGGATGGCCCGCTCCTACTACCGTACGCAAGGTTCGGCAGTTCCTGGGCATGGCGTCGTGGTACCGATGGTTCATACCGAACTTTTCAACCTTGGCCGCCCCAATCACGCGGCTCACGAAAAAGAACGCACGATGGGCATGGGGGGACGCAGAGAACGACTCATTCTTCCGCCTCAAGGAGGCTCTCACGTCGGTCCCAGTACTGGCCTGTCCGGATTTTACCAGACCATTCCTGCTCCAGACCGACGCAAGTTCACACGATCTCGGAGCCGTGCTGACGCAACAGCTCAACGACGGGGAGCGCGTAATTGCGTACGCCAGCCGTACGCTCAATGGCGCCGAGCGAAATTACAGCGCCACTGAATTAGAGTGCCTTGCCGTAGTCTGGGGCATCCGCTGAATGCGTGGCTATCTGGAGGGGTATCGGTTCACCGTATTTACGGATCACCAGTCCCTGAAATGGCTGCAACAACTAGAGGCACCCACCGGCCGCTTGGGACGTTGGTTGTTCGAACTACAGCAGTTCGACTTCAGTATCCGGTACCGGCGCGAGACACAAAACCAAGTGGCAGACGCGTTATCCCGGGAGCCCCAAATTAGCGCGATTAACCGTGAGCCTACCTGCCGATGGTACCGGCGGACTCTCGCTAGGGTGCAGGCTCACCCGACGGAATTTCCCGATTACAAGATCCGGGAGGGACGTCTCGTCCGCCACGTATTACACAGCCTTGATTTTAGCGACGTTCCTGCCGCAAATCAGTGGAAGCGATGCGTCCCCAAGGAACAAAGAGGGGACATCCTACAGCGCCTACACGACGCTCCGGCAGCCGGTCATCTCGGCATAGCGAAAACGGTCGCCCGCATTGCCCCGTTATATTACTGGCCCGGGATGTTCCGGGAGATCGCCAGATACGTCCGCCGCTGCCCCACCTGCTTAGCATATAAGGTGCCCCAGCAGCGACCCGCTGGGGACCTGCACGCCACGCTAGTGACCGCACCCGGGAAGCAAGTGTCCGTCGACTTAGTGGGACCATTGCCCCGATCAACCAGAGGGTATACCTGGCTACTAACAACCCAGGACCGATTCAGTAAATGGGTGGAGATGGTGCCATTACGGCAAGCCACGGCCCCAAACCTGGCCCGCGAGGTCACCAAGCGAGTCATCTACCGACACGGGTGCCCCCAGCAGCTAATATCCGACAATCGCACGCAATTTACTTCGCGCCAATTCCGACAACTGCTCGCCGCGTTCGGGATCGAACACCGAAACTCTCCGGCATACGCCCTCCACTGTAACCCAGTAGAACGGGCGAATCGCACAATTAAGACGATGATCGCCCAATATGTGAAGGAGCGTCACCGGGATTGGGACGAGCACATTGACGCCTTACAATTTGCGCTCAATACCGCCCGACACAAAGCAACCGGATATACCCCGGCTTTCCTGACTCACGGGCGGGAGCTAGCCAGGCCCAGCCCAGAGGATCGCGGACTGGTAACCCACCAAGGGACTCCGGAAGTCACCCGCCAGCGGCTAGAGGAGGCGTTCGAACTAGCCCGAATACACCTAGCCCGTGCCTTCCAACGCCAGGAACGGCACTACAATCTACGGTGCCGCGACTGGCGACCTCAAATCGGCGACCGGGTGTGGAAGCGGGACCGTCCCTTGTCCAACCGGGGCGAGGCATTCGCGGCCAAACTCGCGCCCAAATTTATCGGCCCCTTAACCGTTCGGAAAATTGTTTCGCCCGTCATCGTTGACTTACGCGACGCTAGGGGAAAGTGGCACCGCCACGTGCATGTCCAAGATTTAAAACCCGCGCCTTGATTGACCGATACCGCGGAACAGgccggagaaagagagaaagagaagaaggaCAGACCGTAGAGTAATAAACCGAGTCACCGCGCTCAACGCaggcccccccccccccaccgcCGGCCGACGCACATGTCGAACCACCCAGACACGCGCGTAAACAAGCTTCGCCCCTCTCTAACCGTATTCCAAGGGTGTTTTCCCATAAACACCGCAGTCCGCGACGCGACCGACCCCCACGGCCTATAAATAGGAGCTCGCGACAAGTTTCCAAAGTAATAGTATCATGTCCAACCGACGGCAAGCAGTTAGAAATTTGTTCGGCGAGATGTCCTCGGACAGCGCCGAAGACATTGACTCACCGAGGCCCACCGCCGCACCACCGCCCACGGCCGACAACCCCCGTCCGGCCTGCCGACTGCCGCGACCCGGGATCTCAGTACAGCGGTCCGACCGGGAAAACTGCCGGAAGGCAATTATGATCGCATCACCACCACCGCCACGACGACCCAGAAGCCGGGCCACCGTGGCCGCCGCTACGCTCGGCCGAACCCCGGCCCTACTGCCGACCAACCCGAGCCCCCGGACCCGATCGGCCCCCGCCAGAAGCCGAGAGCCGGAACCAGCGAAACGAGCCGCGCACACCGCAGCCCCGGCCGCCACCCGGTCCAGCCAGACCCCGACGTCCGCTCGGCCAGGGTACTTCACCAGCACCCGAATTGAGACCCGGCCTAATCCGGCTATGACGACGGTACAACTGGGCGACGGCACCACCGTCGAGGTTCCACTCATCGCCGCCCTCTTAGGCCGGAAATACCGCTTCACCACCGCAACCGGCCGGTGGATAGTCTGTTTCGACCGCCACGGCCGGCCCCGGGCGGTCCGTCAACTACCCAGGTCCGCGAGCGCACACAACACCGAGCATTAAAGCTCGTTTGTAAAATAGGATAAGAATAAATAGAGTTAAAATAGAAACCAGTTTTTCCTTCCTAGAATTAAGACCCATAGACCTAAGCAAGGGGATTCCGCTATACCCTCCCGTCGATTAAGAGAGGGGGTGATGTGACGATGCGTTTCACACACTGTCCCTACAGCACCCGACCGCCCGAAGATAGGCTCGACGCCTATGACGCCCACGAGCGCTCGCGCCCATGCGACGCCCCAGCGTGGGGACCGCTCCCACCGCGCGACCGATACTCGCAGGTGGGAGGCCcgagccgggtataaaagccggctcgGCCAGCATAACGAGACCTGTCCCGATCCGAAGTCCTACCGAAGCACTGCCTCAGGGAGCTCCCAAGGCAGTCAACCGCTATTCCCGCCGACGGagagaggttgctccctctccgaagccagggtgctcccggtGTTCGGCCTTCCGCTACTTCCGTCGACGAAGAGAAGTTGCTCCCTCTTCAaagccagggtgctcccggcgttcgactttccGCTATTCCCACCGACGGagagaggttgctccctctccgaagccagggtgctcccggtGTTCGGCCTTCCGCTACTTCCGTCGACGaagagaggttgctccctcttcgaagccagggtgctcccggcgttcgactctCACCGCTTCCGCCGACGAAGAGCGGTTACTCCCTTTCCGCGATCGGAGTATTACCAGTATTCAGACGCGACGCGATTTAGCGCAGCCGCGCAACTCCCCCCCGCACGCGAATTGTAAAGGCATCCGCCTACCCTCTCGCGATGCGATTTAGCGCAGCCGTGCAACCATTGTAAATAGTaagtaagataaaataataaagacttTGAGTTAGATCAAATCGAGTTACGTCAGTTTGGACTTCCCTTTCTCTCGAACCCTGACTCCGGCGAGCCGATCCGCGGCGTCGAGAAAGGAGCCccgttacaaaataaaattatatacaacattattctaagattgcaataacaatgcattattgcaaattcattacattgcaatattactgtaatatttcattacaatcttcctaaaggcggacattttaacgttgttgcaatcccacagcaatgatgcaacaacattttgcagtaaatttgcaatattgcaacattgcgatgaaagattgatgcaatgtgtatgcaatctttgtgtgctgtatgggatcaaataaatcattaaaagtgtttaaaaatttaattgtagcTTCAGCATATTTGAAACTATCcagttttaatatatctttacaaTATTGTAATGAATCTGCGACAGATCGACTCAGTGTTTGTGCAGCTAATCTCACTTTCATCTTTtgtttactataattaatatgttgtACTCGCAATTTATTTCCCAAATGCATTCCTTCTGCTGTctgtaaattatacaatttttcaagatatttccATTTGACAATTTTGCTatctttattgataaaattttttaaatccccAAATGCatttctaaacaattttagCATGTGGCAAGGATCTGGGAATACTACTATTGTTTCATTTGTAATTGGATGTTGAAATGTTGTCTGCAAGGATAAAACATCGTCAAAATTACATCCTAATTGTTGCATTATAGCAAAGTTAGTAGCTGTACCATCGCAAGTAACACACACAATCTGCATGCCAGCATCATGCAAAGAAGAAATACATTGCAAAGtaagattctttttttttctgcatttaCTTTGTCAACTAAGAAGTAAGCCAACGGAATTTTCCATGCACCATTTATGCACCATAAATACTAATGCCTCTTTTGCAAGAGTCATGTCAGCTGTATTTATGTTTTCACCCATATCTATATAGCCATTATATTTTTGACCATCATATTCTAAATGCTGACGGATAGCCATTTCATCAAAACAATAGTGATCCAAACAATTGATAATCGACACTATTTGCTCGTTGTCTAATAGCATTTAACGCTTCTAACATAATGCCAGGCTTTTCTTCAATGCTCTGATACCACTTAGAGATTGTTTTACAGTGTggcaaacaattattaaattcttgaCGTACATATTCATAAGCTTTCGGTGAATAATAATGTAAGGTCAGAGCAAATGATTTAAGTCGATTATCAAATTGTTTGTTTACACATTTGCCTTTATTATTACGCAATTgtctttctaatattttaaaatttgtcccACCTATGTCTCGTAATATTTGTAGTTGTTCCATTTCCAATAGATTGTTTTTTTTGAGTAAATCAAGAATTGCCTTCAAAGAGATAATCCGTGATTTGCTTCGTCGAACCTTCTGTCGcaaaacttttatcttttttgaataaaacttTCTTGTATCCTGCAGTTTTTTATGGAGATATATTTTCTCAAGAGAGTCATCTTCTCTCTGTGGAGACATACTTGTTGACTGATCtacaactaaaaaatttcaaataatttgtaaaacattgtaattttagaaaacatgtatatattaaaattgtatatattattaaaagtaaaatagtataatattaaaaataaaattgtatatattattaaataaagttaaatatttcttacaatgaCTGCTTCTAGGGATAGGAGATGTAGCTCTATCTATTTTAGaagttgtattaaaattatttgaaacatgTGCAACCATATTTTCTACTGCATCTACTGCATCTACTGCATCTACTGCATCTACTGCATCTACTGCATCTACTGCAACGTGTTCTAAACAAGTAAACAAAAGATGTATGTATAAAGCGATATACAAGTCAAACTACATAATCTTgtaaatcatataataaatcaaaatggggaaagttactttataaaagtaatgttATTACTAACGCGTTattacaaaaagtaaaataaaaaagtaacttATAATAGGAAACTTATAATAAGAACAGCACTACAAAGGTATCTTTTcccaattttaataataatattatttgataccTGTGTTCGGTAGTGTATTTGGTCGAAGTCTTTTCGTATTAAATGACAAATCAAAAGCATCTTTGCTAAAATGTGCGGAGCAAATTCTAGCTCCAGGTGGAACTGACTCCATATTTAGCTTTAAAATGTCCAactataacatttttaatttttcattctttggaaatctattgaaaaagttatattacatgtgtaatttatattatttctctcattttgatataatcttaatacatgtaaatagaacataattttttatctgtgatatgatattattatttttcttattttcttttaaaatcgaACGACTTGCCGTccgatttttgcaattttttacaatacacAGTGGCATTGTGATTTGTGATTTCTATGCACTATGTTGCACTGTGATTTTAGGTTATTCTTATTcggtcaaaataaaatattacgcttGCGCAAACTTTAGCCAATCATCAATGCGGCACCAAAGTACCATGTGACCGTAGTCCCCGCTCCCCGCAAGCGGCTTCACCCCCCGCGGCTTACACTCCGTCTCCTTATTCCTATGTTTATGGTCTCGAGACGTTAAATTCAGCAAATCTCAAGATAAAGAAGTTAAGCTGGCAAATGATGTCATATCGCTTCCATTGAATGAAGATCAGCATCAGGAAGATCAAAGGGAAATTGAGGATTTACCCCTGGAAGACCGACCAGAAAGAGCATGCGAGAACGAGAGCTCAAGAGAAGAAATTGGTCAAGAAGATGAGATGCAAGGCCGTTCCCTGagagatagaaataaaatcaagaGACCAAATAGATATGAAGCCAATCTAGTAGAGTCAAATGAACCGACTACTTTTCGAGAAGCGATCTCAGGAAAGGATGCTGTACAGTGGACCGAAGCAATCAATGAAGAGTTAGATGCgcatgacaaaaataaaacttggaGACTGATTTCTCTACCAAAAGAGAAATCGACTATAGGCTGTAGATGGGTGTTCAAACTTAAGGAAACATTGCCCGAAAGTAATTTGCGCTACAAAGCTCGATTGTGTGCAAAAGGCTTCACGCAGAAACCTGGTATTGACTATGTGGAGATCTTCTCACCGGTGGTTCGGTATGAATCAATACGGACCTTCTTAGCTATGGCGGCAGAACGAGACCTGGAGATAATGCAATTTGATGTAAAAACTGCGTTTCTGCATGGAGATCTTCAAGAAGAGATCTATATGGACGTACCAGAAGGTGTCAACGCAAGTAAAGATCAGGTGTGTCGTTTACAAAAGTCACTATACGGTCTTAAACAAGCCTCGCGGCAATGGAActttaaatttgattcttttctaaaatcttttaactttGTCCAGAGCAGTGCAGATTCGTGCATatacaaagaatattttaataatgtatctGTTTTTCTAGCCTTATATGTAGATAATGGATTGTTACTAGTTGAATCGAAGGATGCGCTCGATAACGTGCTCAATGCACTCAAAAGTTCTTTTCAAATTACTGAAGATGATCCAAGTTCTTTTGCTGGTATGCAAATACGACGAGAGCGTGACAAAGGAATAATCTCAATAATTACTGATAAGAGTTCTTGAGCAtttcttgatattaaattcttatccTTTAATTCAAAGAGCAAACCTTTGAGATCTGTCACTTCCAGTTTCTCATTGCTTTCCTTGGAAACTTTAAATCGTTGGGATCGCAATCGCCAACGAATCGAGAATTGTCTCTTCGGATCTTTTTCGCAGAAGAGTCTCAGGTTGAGCActagaataaaagaattgacaaaagaaaaaatctattaatttaaattcaaattataaatgcaatttaaaaattaactcaAATTATCCTGTTTGTTCATAACTTCTTCTGACTGTACATCTATTGCATTGAATGACACATCAAACATTGATTGTTTATGATGTATTGAGTCAGTCATGTAAACGTTTCCTCGATTGTCTCAAAACTCTCTGAAATATCTCGGAATcttctgaaatataatttataagtattatgtaaataataataactaaacaAC
Above is a genomic segment from Linepithema humile isolate Giens D197 chromosome 6, Lhum_UNIL_v1.0, whole genome shotgun sequence containing:
- the LOC105668103 gene encoding uncharacterized protein, which produces MESVPPGARICSAHFSKDAFDLSFNTKRLRPNTLPNTEHVAVDAVDAVDAVDAVDAVDAVENMVAHVSNNFNTTSKIDRATSPIPRSSHFVDQSTSMSPQREDDSLEKIYLHKKLQDTRKFYSKKIKVLRQKVRRSKSRIISLKAILDLLKKNNLLEMEQLQILRDIDNISTSNYK